In Halalkalibaculum roseum, a single window of DNA contains:
- a CDS encoding sensor histidine kinase — translation MQITKVKITEWGVQLLAVLVFVLVAVDNYERSTRYIPEARSIGLLITTNINLIFWHIIIYGLWTLTWFLFYFGIYKRFEHSLKKKVLGGFAGWIIFSLTQMGLVFIITKLPSLQPNATDSILNFPVTYELGQTIFVIYFIIGVIAFMTQTAMQFLYRYRELEQADHMQSELALIRSQLRPHFFFNTLNNLYAMALETKNEALADGIQNLTGMMRYTLKHSTRDLVPLSDEWNYVSQYIELQKLRFDPEMVEITVQTSGNIEEARIAPMILINFVENAFKHGVSYEGKSIIMINLIVTNSSLALTVKNSNHPSDKDTGISGIGTVQTQKILSLYYDDDYDLDITSTKEWHKVVLKLPVR, via the coding sequence ATGCAGATTACTAAGGTCAAAATAACGGAATGGGGTGTTCAACTGCTGGCGGTGCTTGTATTCGTACTGGTAGCCGTGGATAATTATGAGAGAAGTACCCGGTATATACCTGAGGCACGTAGCATCGGTCTGCTCATAACAACGAATATCAATCTGATCTTTTGGCACATTATTATTTACGGGCTGTGGACTCTAACATGGTTTCTTTTCTATTTCGGTATTTATAAGCGATTCGAACATTCTTTGAAAAAGAAAGTTCTAGGCGGATTTGCCGGATGGATCATTTTTAGTCTTACACAAATGGGGCTGGTATTTATAATCACTAAGCTCCCCTCCTTACAACCGAACGCGACGGACTCTATACTAAACTTTCCGGTTACTTATGAACTGGGGCAGACCATCTTTGTCATATATTTTATAATTGGGGTGATCGCCTTTATGACTCAAACCGCCATGCAATTTCTCTATCGCTATCGTGAACTTGAGCAGGCCGATCATATGCAGTCTGAACTGGCATTGATCCGATCCCAACTTAGACCACATTTTTTCTTCAATACCTTAAATAACCTTTATGCGATGGCCCTTGAAACAAAAAATGAAGCCCTGGCTGACGGGATTCAAAACCTGACCGGAATGATGCGCTATACCTTAAAGCACAGCACCCGGGATCTCGTACCGCTCAGCGATGAATGGAATTATGTAAGTCAATATATTGAGCTGCAAAAATTGCGGTTTGACCCGGAAATGGTCGAGATCACGGTTCAGACATCCGGAAATATTGAGGAAGCCCGGATTGCACCCATGATCCTTATCAACTTTGTGGAAAACGCATTTAAGCATGGAGTGAGCTATGAAGGGAAATCCATTATTATGATTAACCTAATAGTGACAAATTCTTCCCTTGCTCTAACGGTTAAAAACAGCAATCATCCATCCGATAAGGATACAGGAATCTCAGGTATTGGTACCGTACAAACCCAAAAAATATTATCCTTGTACTATGATGACGACTACGATTTGGACATTACCTCAACTAAGGAATGGCATAAGGTTGTTCTGAAATTACCTGTTAGATGA
- a CDS encoding diaminopimelate decarboxylase family protein has product MAKSIRHIHNEVADPHYRDGQLEWYGARLNDIADRQGTPLHLGSSEAAADSFRAFMQPFKRYGLPLQVYYSVKTHPLPAYLKKIHSMGSGFETVSGWEYRLLKKVGVEDEHIIHTGDPLNHPEELRLTVVATRGQVDRLISRLKSESEKPVSAGITINPHLRRGLWDITLNTGTRRSPLGFHPSSDEFMEVVQQISGTRGVELMGLHMHLGSAIHSHKPFIKGIDTLARTARLLKKHGITVTMLDIGGGFSLPNAPMMKVRNMIPSLFGMAGKNGSLKDTSGYLDVIAKHLAKTIDGLKSEGIFITTLAAEPGRILSGPTQLSLFTIKDIVEKNGSHYLLCDAGAMSISPMLLTERHRVLPLIKRDNPQRTYTVMGKLPSALDRISNAVEMPEVRRGDRIAVLDTGAYVISMNNTFNGPRPPIAWTENGILRIVRQKETEQGLYWDK; this is encoded by the coding sequence ATGGCAAAATCGATCAGACACATACATAATGAAGTAGCAGATCCGCACTACCGGGATGGGCAACTGGAGTGGTATGGAGCCAGACTCAATGATATCGCCGACCGGCAGGGCACACCGCTGCACCTGGGATCATCGGAAGCTGCTGCCGATTCTTTCCGGGCTTTTATGCAACCCTTCAAACGCTACGGGTTGCCGCTTCAGGTTTACTATTCGGTAAAAACCCATCCGCTGCCGGCCTACCTAAAGAAGATCCATTCCATGGGCAGCGGCTTTGAAACAGTGTCGGGATGGGAATACCGGTTACTGAAAAAAGTGGGAGTGGAGGATGAGCATATTATCCATACCGGCGATCCTCTGAATCATCCGGAAGAGTTACGGCTTACGGTGGTAGCCACGAGGGGACAGGTGGACAGGCTTATCTCACGATTGAAATCGGAATCGGAGAAACCCGTTTCGGCAGGTATTACTATCAATCCTCACCTGCGACGGGGATTGTGGGATATTACCCTGAATACCGGCACACGAAGGAGTCCCCTGGGTTTTCATCCCTCTTCGGATGAATTTATGGAAGTGGTGCAGCAGATATCGGGAACCCGGGGCGTGGAACTTATGGGACTCCACATGCACCTGGGATCAGCAATACATAGCCACAAGCCATTCATCAAAGGAATCGATACACTGGCACGTACGGCGCGACTGTTGAAAAAGCACGGGATTACTGTCACCATGTTGGATATCGGGGGAGGTTTTTCACTTCCCAATGCCCCGATGATGAAAGTGAGGAATATGATCCCTTCACTGTTTGGGATGGCCGGGAAAAATGGCAGCTTAAAAGACACTTCCGGCTACCTGGATGTCATTGCAAAGCACCTTGCCAAAACGATTGATGGGCTCAAATCAGAAGGCATCTTCATTACTACGCTGGCTGCCGAACCCGGACGAATATTATCAGGTCCGACGCAGCTTTCACTGTTTACGATCAAAGATATTGTTGAGAAAAATGGGAGCCATTACCTGCTGTGCGATGCAGGCGCCATGAGTATCTCACCCATGTTGCTAACAGAGAGGCACCGGGTTCTGCCATTGATCAAGCGAGACAATCCACAAAGGACCTATACGGTAATGGGCAAGCTTCCCTCGGCCCTCGATCGTATTTCCAACGCGGTAGAGATGCCGGAAGTCAGGCGCGGCGACCGAATTGCGGTGTTGGATACCGGTGCCTATGTGATATCCATGAATAATACCTTTAATGGCCCCCGGCCCCCGATTGCCTGGACTGAAAATGGCATCCTTAGAATAGTTCGACAGAAGGAAACCGAGCAGGGACTTTATTGGGATAAATAG
- a CDS encoding prolipoprotein diacylglyceryl transferase family protein — translation MKWTDQIYSADEAQEIKINSKGKRAGIIAIYIFLFLLVVPLFLLASGWIVDGMIGVQMQGQPLTTVSGAVLLISGAFLMGGAMLQLIRHGNGLPISHLPPENLVDHGLYQYIRHPIYSGFLALAAGVALVIPSIGMLTVSLPLLLLGMICYVRFYEEPALNKRYGPAYEKYVETTPALFPSVLSVTRSAWYKVAKKRFYAWINRIANHTVLFRYGDAIFVSYGLLCALGITLFMQHVAVSLLAQGMSAYEAGIFIAGCGLAGVTGARVYWWLEHIRSLIHEPWWGLKKVGFVSWGVPIGLLAFTVPFALLNSYSLLLLSDVLFAGMFIGYSLGRIGCLTYGCCYGKLCNEPGIVYRNDYAKVNRLKHTHGSTRFPTQLFSAAHGLLLILLLNAILYAEPRAGVLTVFALLYYGMGRFYEEFYRDRDRVADTIFTEGHVGSVAFILIGLLLALGIQQFNVPVLQAWTMESVRESLVILPLVGLMGVLMFLILGYHHKELGRW, via the coding sequence ATGAAATGGACGGATCAGATATATAGTGCAGATGAAGCACAAGAAATAAAGATTAATAGCAAAGGCAAGAGAGCCGGAATTATAGCTATATATATTTTCCTGTTTCTGCTGGTCGTACCCCTTTTCTTGCTGGCATCGGGATGGATAGTGGATGGTATGATCGGCGTTCAGATGCAGGGTCAACCTCTTACAACCGTGTCCGGAGCTGTGTTGCTGATCTCCGGAGCCTTCCTGATGGGTGGCGCCATGCTGCAGTTGATTAGGCATGGAAATGGGCTTCCCATTTCGCATCTCCCACCTGAAAATCTGGTCGATCATGGCTTATACCAATACATCCGGCATCCCATTTACAGCGGATTTCTGGCTCTTGCTGCAGGAGTTGCCTTGGTTATCCCCTCCATTGGTATGCTTACCGTCAGCCTTCCGCTGCTTTTACTGGGCATGATCTGTTATGTACGGTTTTATGAAGAGCCGGCACTAAACAAAAGGTACGGACCTGCTTATGAAAAGTATGTGGAAACAACACCTGCTTTATTTCCCTCTGTGTTATCTGTAACGCGCTCAGCATGGTACAAGGTTGCCAAAAAGCGTTTTTATGCGTGGATCAACAGAATTGCAAACCATACGGTACTATTCCGGTATGGAGATGCGATCTTTGTCAGCTATGGCTTGCTTTGCGCTTTGGGAATCACCCTGTTCATGCAGCACGTAGCTGTTAGCCTGCTGGCACAGGGCATGAGTGCTTATGAGGCCGGCATATTTATCGCGGGCTGTGGCTTGGCAGGAGTTACGGGAGCCCGGGTATACTGGTGGCTGGAACATATCCGTAGTCTGATTCACGAACCCTGGTGGGGATTGAAAAAGGTGGGGTTTGTTTCCTGGGGAGTGCCCATAGGCTTGCTGGCCTTCACGGTTCCCTTCGCACTATTAAATAGCTATTCACTGCTGTTGCTCTCGGATGTGCTTTTTGCCGGCATGTTTATTGGATATTCCCTTGGTAGAATAGGGTGCCTCACCTATGGCTGCTGCTATGGTAAGTTGTGCAATGAGCCGGGCATCGTTTACCGAAATGATTATGCCAAAGTGAACCGGCTGAAACACACTCATGGATCCACTCGTTTTCCGACCCAACTCTTCTCAGCCGCACACGGTCTTCTGTTGATTCTGTTGTTAAATGCGATCCTGTATGCTGAACCGCGAGCAGGGGTCCTTACTGTGTTTGCCCTGCTCTATTATGGCATGGGTCGTTTTTATGAAGAGTTTTACCGGGATCGGGACAGAGTCGCTGATACAATTTTTACGGAAGGTCATGTCGGATCTGTGGCTTTTATTCTGATCGGTCTCTTGTTGGCTCTGGGGATCCAGCAATTCAATGTACCGGTATTACAGGCCTGGACTATGGAAAGTGTGCGTGAAAGCCTGGTTATTTTACCCCTGGTAGGCCTGATGGGCGTGCTGATGTTTCTCATACTGGGTTATCACCATAAAGAGCTGGGGAGGTGGTAG
- a CDS encoding LytR/AlgR family response regulator transcription factor, with protein sequence MILKAISIDDEPRAHHVIEHFSSKIDELELVASFTSPLKAVSYIKEHRVDLLFLDINMPDMDGMSLLNTINNKPAVIFTTAYEEYAVESYDHEAAGYLLKPIEFPKFYKAVMRVLDQEKSSASLSQETINKPVTSLLLKSGTKLLSFNPNDVRHIQASGNYSELYLKEEKAIVDHTLSELIEEHLPDRFIRVHRSYIINMDYLQEYETHRVKVDGIALPIGKTYRKKIKSYMASF encoded by the coding sequence ATGATATTGAAAGCCATTTCTATAGATGATGAACCGCGTGCTCACCATGTTATAGAGCATTTCTCTTCTAAGATAGATGAGCTTGAACTGGTGGCTTCTTTTACCTCTCCGCTAAAGGCCGTTTCGTACATTAAAGAGCACAGGGTAGATCTCCTGTTTCTGGATATCAATATGCCGGATATGGATGGGATGTCTCTGCTAAATACGATCAACAATAAACCCGCCGTAATATTTACTACAGCCTATGAAGAATATGCGGTGGAAAGTTATGACCATGAGGCGGCAGGTTACCTTCTAAAACCGATCGAATTTCCCAAATTTTATAAAGCTGTGATGCGGGTTTTGGATCAGGAGAAATCGTCTGCCTCCTTATCTCAAGAAACCATCAACAAACCGGTTACTTCTCTGTTGCTGAAAAGTGGAACCAAATTACTCTCCTTTAATCCTAATGACGTTCGCCATATACAAGCTTCCGGAAATTATTCGGAGTTGTATCTAAAGGAGGAGAAGGCTATCGTTGACCATACCCTGAGTGAACTCATCGAAGAGCATCTGCCGGACCGGTTTATACGAGTGCATCGCTCTTATATCATAAACATGGATTACCTGCAGGAATATGAAACACACCGGGTAAAGGTTGATGGTATTGCCCTACCGATCGGCAAAACCTATCGCAAAAAGATAAAGTCCTATATGGCGTCATTTTGA
- a CDS encoding ABC transporter ATP-binding protein: MDTGLCCSCRGLSKSYGRKQVLSNCNLELKPGELVGLIGENGSGKSTLVQCLLGYTAPDKGTVRMWGTVGYCPQEMILNRAFTLQEHLTFSMSVYEQHAHADTGFASTLLEEFRLTDYMEELIKNLSGGTRQKLQFITSILHRPSLLIMDEPYDGFDWEMYLTFWDVIERLRQAGTGILLISHLLYDRDKFDRILALKEGGLHAQ, from the coding sequence ATGGATACAGGATTGTGCTGCAGCTGCAGGGGACTGAGTAAATCTTATGGGCGGAAACAGGTACTAAGCAATTGTAATCTTGAGCTGAAACCCGGCGAGCTGGTCGGGTTGATCGGTGAGAACGGTTCCGGGAAAAGCACCCTGGTGCAATGCCTGCTGGGTTATACAGCACCCGACAAGGGTACAGTCCGAATGTGGGGAACAGTAGGTTATTGCCCGCAGGAGATGATCCTGAACCGGGCCTTTACGCTGCAGGAGCACCTCACCTTTTCAATGAGCGTTTATGAACAGCATGCCCATGCCGATACCGGTTTTGCCAGCACGCTGCTGGAGGAGTTCCGATTGACCGATTATATGGAAGAACTCATCAAAAACCTGAGTGGCGGTACGCGACAAAAGCTGCAGTTTATAACCTCCATCCTTCACCGGCCGTCACTGCTAATTATGGATGAGCCTTACGATGGTTTTGACTGGGAGATGTATCTCACCTTTTGGGATGTTATTGAAAGATTACGTCAGGCGGGTACCGGCATACTGCTCATATCACACCTGTTGTATGACCGGGATAAGTTTGACAGGATTTTAGCACTCAAAGAGGGAGGCTTACATGCTCAATGA
- a CDS encoding cytochrome P450, which yields MSIATAAITPPGPKGIALWKALREMQKSPLDTFSRDIDTYGSIVHYSFPKRAFTIISDPVHVYRVLNGDAGHTSKDTFTYRQIGKFAGNGLFTANGEPWQRYRPFYQKMLSPGRVEAMSTEMEKTIKCWLAESLSGMTSEKPIDIGFEMQKLALRVVCRVLLGYPITDSIDTVCTAVQRVLKITNDRIRNPMFVQMELLSNSGSRFSQSLSVLQAFADDIIAYSRSMGASSPFWDYLELEVAEAGEKEIRDQILTLFLAGHETTAAVLTWFFYLMALNPEWQERLRRDYVRMEEDRNSQTHGLLDCAIMETLRLYPPVWLFERKVKQEIRISRYRIPAGSTVAIFCYHIHRNPKWWEDAGSFKPERFSGESGKKIGRYTYLPFGGGPRYCVGSHFALQELRMISGIMLERFRIHNFGQQSVTPQAGLTLRPNKRIQVILEEL from the coding sequence ATGAGTATTGCAACAGCTGCTATAACACCACCGGGACCCAAGGGCATTGCATTATGGAAGGCCTTACGCGAGATGCAGAAGAGTCCACTCGATACCTTTAGCCGGGATATCGATACCTATGGCAGTATAGTCCACTATTCCTTCCCCAAACGTGCCTTTACCATTATTTCCGATCCTGTTCATGTGTACCGGGTGCTGAATGGTGATGCTGGTCATACCAGCAAGGATACCTTTACCTACCGCCAGATCGGGAAGTTTGCGGGGAACGGACTATTTACAGCCAATGGAGAGCCTTGGCAGCGATACCGTCCTTTTTATCAAAAGATGTTGTCACCCGGAAGGGTGGAGGCAATGAGTACCGAGATGGAAAAAACCATCAAATGCTGGCTGGCCGAAAGCTTGTCTGGTATGACCTCAGAGAAACCTATTGACATAGGCTTTGAAATGCAAAAGCTGGCACTTCGGGTGGTCTGTCGTGTACTGTTAGGATATCCTATTACCGATTCCATTGATACCGTTTGTACTGCGGTGCAGCGTGTATTGAAAATTACCAATGACCGCATCAGGAATCCTATGTTTGTACAAATGGAATTACTGAGCAACAGCGGAAGCCGGTTCAGCCAATCCCTTTCGGTACTGCAGGCATTTGCCGATGATATTATAGCGTATAGCCGTTCAATGGGTGCAAGTTCCCCCTTTTGGGACTATCTGGAATTGGAAGTTGCAGAAGCCGGTGAGAAGGAGATTCGCGATCAGATACTCACCCTTTTCCTGGCAGGTCATGAGACAACCGCGGCAGTACTTACCTGGTTTTTTTACCTGATGGCATTGAATCCCGAGTGGCAGGAGCGTTTGCGGCGCGACTACGTTCGTATGGAAGAAGACCGGAACTCTCAGACTCATGGGCTGCTGGATTGTGCGATTATGGAAACACTGCGTCTCTATCCACCGGTGTGGCTGTTTGAACGGAAGGTCAAACAGGAAATCCGGATAAGCCGGTACCGAATACCTGCAGGAAGCACGGTTGCCATTTTCTGCTACCATATACATCGCAATCCCAAATGGTGGGAAGATGCCGGTTCATTCAAACCGGAGAGATTTAGCGGGGAGTCAGGAAAAAAGATTGGCCGATACACCTACCTGCCTTTTGGGGGAGGACCCAGGTATTGTGTGGGATCGCATTTTGCTCTGCAGGAGCTGCGCATGATTTCCGGTATCATGCTGGAAAGATTCCGCATCCACAATTTCGGCCAGCAATCAGTCACACCACAGGCAGGCCTCACGCTGCGACCAAACAAACGAATACAGGTAATCCTGGAGGAGTTATGA
- a CDS encoding TlpA family protein disulfide reductase codes for MLSFLGIQTVYIMVMNLKSIRTIMRITIEKAIIGSITLLLVIYAFTEFSAHPDIILYRLSELLVFVLSFFFMAFRWTGDPNNKWNRKKRWSLMALLWVSGWFLLSLTKIVKDLLPENDPILLKYFFLPSVADNVLVPIVPGLIIGIIYGTIRYAVLTKNYKKIKILCGLTGAGVILYSVILIWKLSYTGSESIQFLDRNQEMLSLEEVLSQPELQGKKVYVDFWYATCSPCIKAFKNMKPGKELLKEQDYVTLFMGRETSHPDSKVRWISTISDYELEGYHVYMSEQLEEEIFNLLMKYEDLYLAYPHYFIVDENGNITDWDAPGITEVTALEESLNKTIASKNN; via the coding sequence ATGCTTTCTTTTTTAGGGATACAAACGGTCTATATCATGGTGATGAACCTTAAATCAATTCGCACCATTATGAGAATCACTATTGAAAAAGCCATCATCGGGAGCATTACTCTTCTTTTAGTTATTTATGCTTTTACAGAATTTTCAGCGCATCCCGATATTATTCTTTACCGTTTGAGTGAATTGCTTGTATTTGTCTTATCCTTCTTCTTTATGGCCTTTCGCTGGACAGGTGATCCGAATAATAAATGGAATAGGAAAAAGCGTTGGAGCCTGATGGCCTTACTCTGGGTTTCCGGCTGGTTTCTGTTGAGTCTCACCAAGATCGTGAAGGATCTACTGCCGGAAAACGACCCCATTTTGCTGAAATACTTTTTCCTGCCATCGGTTGCCGACAATGTACTGGTGCCCATTGTTCCGGGCCTGATTATCGGTATTATTTATGGAACTATTCGGTATGCTGTGCTCACTAAAAACTATAAGAAAATAAAAATACTGTGCGGGCTTACCGGTGCGGGAGTGATCCTTTACAGTGTGATACTGATTTGGAAACTAAGCTATACCGGTTCAGAGAGCATCCAATTTTTAGATAGAAATCAAGAAATGTTAAGTCTGGAAGAAGTATTATCACAACCGGAGTTGCAGGGCAAGAAAGTCTATGTGGATTTTTGGTATGCGACGTGCAGCCCCTGCATTAAAGCCTTCAAAAATATGAAGCCGGGGAAAGAACTTTTGAAAGAACAGGATTACGTCACATTATTTATGGGTAGAGAGACTTCTCATCCTGATTCAAAAGTACGATGGATATCCACAATTAGTGATTATGAACTTGAAGGCTATCACGTATACATGTCTGAACAGCTTGAAGAAGAGATTTTTAATCTGTTGATGAAATATGAAGACCTCTATTTGGCTTATCCTCATTATTTTATTGTTGACGAAAACGGTAATATAACAGACTGGGATGCGCCGGGAATTACGGAAGTTACGGCTTTGGAGGAATCCTTGAATAAAACAATAGCCTCAAAAAATAACTGA